One Agelaius phoeniceus isolate bAgePho1 chromosome 6, bAgePho1.hap1, whole genome shotgun sequence DNA window includes the following coding sequences:
- the LOC143694301 gene encoding LOW QUALITY PROTEIN: uncharacterized protein LOC143694301 (The sequence of the model RefSeq protein was modified relative to this genomic sequence to represent the inferred CDS: inserted 1 base in 1 codon), which produces MEVSTESPSPASPTEGDHLCETDVTTMALHSVTLLICLCGLAGNGAVIGLLNLKVHNSGIFNLVVMDFFFLXFALPSALLFLVDDMFCSPIVLLLYLRCLFQLSVVSCYWGLYRLMPSSPVNRLCKLCCHQKIPLRLLRVVESVQYWAFFALFTLIPTVTFLCPSHRQEHCRAALISMNTILLLMAAPMLISSTVDFIKAKGGSQQQQLKGRDIVTFLIVLFMFLFTIWNFLQQLGYMAVHSQVFFLLACIHNSIKPFIYFLLGRCWRPCSWGPPDSPSRGCFSSEKKKQPTEMILPCTQWSEPADPFHCSDEGPQESG; this is translated from the exons ATGGAGGTGAGCACCGAGTCCCCATCTCCTGCCTCACCCACTGAAGGAGATCATCTGTGTGAGACAGATGTCACCACCATGGCCTTACACAGTGTGACCCTGCTCATCTGCCTCTGTGGGCTGGCTGGGAACGGGGCTGTCATCGGCCTCCTCAACCTCAAAGTCCATAACTCTGGCATCTTTAACCTGGTTGTCATggacttcttcttcc cttttgcactcccctctgccctcctcTTCCTGGTGGACGACATGTTCTGCTCTCCTATTGTGCTCCTGCTGTACCTGCGTTGCCTTTTCCAGCTCTCAGTGGTCTCCTGCTACTGGGGGCTGTACCGGCTGatgcccagcagccctgtgaaCAGGCTCtgcaagctctgctgccaccaGAAGATTCCTCTGCGCCTGTTGAGGGTGGTGGAAAGTGTCCAATACTGGGCCTTCTTTGCTCTCTTCACTCTCATTCCCACGGTGACATTCCTGTGCCCATCACACCggcaggagcactgcagggcagctctcATCTCCATGAACACCATCCTGCTCCTCATGGCTGCACCCATGCTCATTTCCAGCACAGTCGATTTCATTAAGGCCAaggggggctcccagcagcagcaactcAAGGGGCGCGACATCGTTACCTTCCTCATTGTGCTCTTCATGTTCCTCTTCACCATCTGGaatttcctgcagcagctcggTTACATGGCTGTGCACtcccaggtttttttcctgctcgCCTGCATCCACAACAGCATCAAACCCTTCATCTACTTCCTtctggggaggtgctggaggcccTGCTCTTGGGGTCCCCCTGACTCTCCCTCCAGAGGGTGTTTCAGCAGcgaaaagaaaaaacagcccACAGAAATGATCCTGCCATGTACACAGTGGTCTGAGCCTGCTGATCCCTTCCACTGCTCTGATGAAGGACCCCAGGAGAGTGGCTGA